A window of the Deinococcus gobiensis I-0 genome harbors these coding sequences:
- the ispD gene encoding 2-C-methyl-D-erythritol 4-phosphate cytidylyltransferase, translating to MKVAALIPAAGSGTRLGLGPKAFVEVAGLSLLARSVAALAPHVDEVVVALPEGWTLPADVPARAIVGGQTRQDSVRLLLEATGAEAVLVHDAARPFLPAEVVRAVLAAAWEVGAATAALPVADTLVRAAPGQTWGDLTPREGLWAVQTPQGFRRRVLREAHARAQADAHAATDDAGLVARLGGRVALVPGDARLFKVTAPGDLALATALAAVWDAK from the coding sequence ATGAAGGTCGCCGCCCTGATCCCGGCCGCCGGCTCGGGCACGCGTCTGGGCCTGGGACCGAAGGCTTTCGTGGAGGTCGCGGGCCTGAGCCTGCTGGCCCGCAGCGTGGCCGCGCTGGCCCCGCATGTGGACGAGGTGGTCGTGGCCCTGCCGGAAGGCTGGACCCTGCCCGCCGATGTGCCCGCCCGCGCCATCGTGGGGGGCCAGACGCGCCAGGACAGCGTGCGCCTGCTGCTGGAGGCGACCGGCGCCGAGGCCGTGCTCGTGCACGACGCGGCGCGGCCCTTCCTGCCCGCCGAGGTCGTGCGGGCGGTGCTCGCGGCGGCGTGGGAAGTCGGCGCGGCGACGGCGGCCCTGCCGGTGGCCGACACGCTCGTGCGGGCTGCACCGGGGCAGACCTGGGGCGACCTGACCCCCCGCGAAGGGTTGTGGGCGGTGCAGACGCCGCAGGGCTTCCGCCGCCGGGTGCTGCGGGAGGCCCATGCCCGCGCGCAGGCCGATGCCCACGCCGCCACCGATGACGCCGGGCTGGTCGCGCGCCTGGGCGGGCGGGTGGCCCTGGTGCCCGGCGACGCGCGGCTCTTCAAGGTGACGGCCCCCGGCGACCTCGCCCTGGCGACGGCCCTGGCCGCCGTGTGGGACGCGAAATGA
- a CDS encoding UbiX family flavin prenyltransferase, with translation MRLVVGVSGGSGIPYAHSILEALRALEVETHLIVSSGAKRVMSAEGGPQLPELSALATHTHDDRDLAASVASGSYRTDGMLVVPCSAGTLAKVAHGFADNLLSRAAHVTLKERRRLVLLVREDPLPRPMLLNLLAAHDAGATVMTASPGFYHAPDSVAELLHFVTARALDQFGLDVPGFRRWKDEG, from the coding sequence ATGAGACTGGTGGTCGGCGTCAGCGGGGGCAGCGGGATTCCCTACGCGCACAGCATCCTGGAGGCCTTGCGGGCGCTGGAGGTCGAGACCCACCTGATCGTCTCCAGCGGGGCCAAGCGGGTCATGAGCGCCGAGGGCGGCCCGCAGCTGCCCGAGCTGAGCGCCCTGGCGACCCACACCCATGACGACCGCGACCTCGCGGCCAGCGTCGCCAGCGGGTCGTACCGCACCGACGGCATGCTGGTCGTGCCGTGCAGCGCGGGCACACTGGCAAAAGTCGCGCACGGCTTCGCCGACAACCTGCTGTCGCGCGCCGCACACGTCACCCTCAAGGAGCGGCGGCGGCTGGTGCTGCTGGTGCGCGAGGACCCCTTGCCCCGGCCCATGCTCCTGAACCTGCTCGCGGCGCACGACGCGGGCGCCACCGTCATGACCGCCTCGCCGGGCTTCTACCACGCGCCGGACAGCGTGGCCGAGCTGCTGCACTTCGTGACTGCCCGCGCGCTGGACCAGTTCGGTCTGGACGTGCCGGGGTTCCGCCGCTGGAAGGACGAGGGATGA
- the sugE gene encoding quaternary ammonium compound efflux SMR transporter SugE, whose amino-acid sequence MAWIYLVLAGLLEVGWAIGLKYTQGFTRPLPTALTLLSMAASVGLLGLATKTLPIGTAYGVWVGIGAVGAALLGMLLFGEAATPARLFFLALMVAAIIGLKVTAGH is encoded by the coding sequence ATGGCATGGATCTATCTCGTGCTGGCCGGCCTGCTGGAAGTGGGCTGGGCCATCGGTCTGAAGTACACGCAGGGCTTTACCCGCCCGCTGCCCACCGCCCTGACCCTGCTGAGCATGGCCGCCAGCGTGGGCCTGCTGGGGCTGGCGACCAAGACGCTGCCCATCGGCACGGCCTACGGGGTCTGGGTGGGCATCGGGGCCGTCGGCGCGGCGCTGCTGGGCATGCTGCTGTTCGGCGAGGCCGCCACACCCGCCCGCCTGTTCTTCCTGGCATTGATGGTCGCAGCGATCATCGGCCTGAAGGTGACGGCGGGGCACTGA
- the priA gene encoding replication restart helicase PriA — protein MSLPIPALDFAPPHGWTGDVPVGCRVLLPWRGELTVGLVVGEGDPRAAHRLRDAVHVLDDPAAPWVTPGTVAGVCAWAREAHVPAGLVWGDLLGVGWEAAYRHRVRAVPGANLGFFGATVPGSVWTDALVYPPALLDAIREQGLLDEAFAPQPRTVTVVRAREHSAVPVAARTVTVLRAVTPAPPGLTPRQAGAWTWLAGAGEQESLNAWARGAGVSGSVVTAVLNAGGAEYVQAERPLPPAWAWLLENGPQDSVSAWAQGAGVPASAAAALLARGWAEQAEVPAPPPPLPLPAVPEEGEVTGADLPDRLPEAPVWRLHGGRAASRFRVLAPRVSRLLSQGRGVLVLAPDHATLRRAWAGLSGLAEGAGTLAAQVGGHLSGVQRAATWDLIRTGEARLVVGSMHALSAPVADLALVIVLEEGSDAYKLLSGSRAFVPDVAACVARAQDAALAYVGSVPAVESVPHPGAELPPPRARLHVVDYAAPPEQPELGPLSGVHLKAGDQGYPLSHDLARLLRQVQERGRQAALLAPRRGYSALLRCPSCEHTPQCRNCDVPLRFHQETRQLTCHQCGYHENVPDRCDVCGEQMWKARGPGTEWIAAEVARLLPGFPVHRLDRDHQDDLSALHAGAPGVVVGTQLLLSQPCPPELALVGVTLADTWLNVSDFRASERYHRLLRQLAEWHPSRAPMLVVQTFQADHPALKVLGSGQGVLAYPAAEERVRLELGYPPHARLAQIEVAAREAERARVAAQEIADALYGAGATELEVLGPAPSPVARLRGVYPYHLLLRARSDARLAELLGVLERRSWKARVRVDVNPRGGL, from the coding sequence GTGTCGCTGCCGATTCCGGCGCTGGACTTCGCCCCCCCGCACGGCTGGACGGGGGACGTGCCGGTCGGCTGCCGGGTCCTGCTGCCCTGGCGCGGCGAGCTGACGGTCGGGCTGGTGGTCGGTGAGGGCGACCCCCGCGCCGCCCACCGCCTGCGCGACGCCGTGCATGTGCTCGACGACCCGGCCGCGCCCTGGGTGACGCCGGGGACGGTCGCGGGGGTCTGTGCCTGGGCGCGCGAAGCCCACGTGCCGGCCGGACTGGTGTGGGGCGACCTGCTGGGCGTGGGCTGGGAGGCGGCCTACCGCCACCGCGTGCGGGCGGTGCCGGGCGCGAACCTGGGGTTTTTCGGGGCCACGGTGCCGGGGTCGGTGTGGACCGACGCCCTGGTGTACCCGCCCGCCCTGCTCGACGCCATCCGCGAGCAGGGGCTGCTCGACGAGGCCTTCGCCCCGCAGCCCCGCACGGTGACGGTCGTGCGCGCCCGCGAGCACAGCGCCGTGCCCGTCGCCGCCCGCACGGTGACGGTCCTGCGCGCCGTGACCCCCGCGCCGCCCGGTCTGACCCCCCGGCAGGCCGGGGCCTGGACATGGCTGGCCGGGGCGGGTGAGCAGGAGTCGCTGAACGCCTGGGCACGCGGCGCGGGCGTGAGCGGCAGCGTGGTGACGGCGGTCCTGAACGCGGGCGGCGCCGAGTACGTCCAGGCCGAGCGCCCCCTGCCCCCCGCCTGGGCGTGGCTGCTGGAGAACGGCCCCCAGGACTCCGTGAGTGCCTGGGCGCAGGGCGCGGGTGTGCCGGCCTCGGCGGCGGCGGCCCTGCTCGCGCGCGGCTGGGCCGAGCAGGCCGAGGTGCCCGCCCCCCCGCCCCCGCTGCCCCTGCCCGCCGTGCCCGAAGAGGGCGAGGTCACCGGGGCCGACCTCCCCGACCGCCTGCCCGAAGCTCCGGTCTGGCGGCTGCACGGGGGCCGGGCCGCCTCGCGCTTCCGGGTGCTGGCGCCGCGTGTGTCGCGCCTGCTCTCGCAGGGGCGCGGCGTGCTGGTGCTGGCACCCGACCACGCCACGCTGCGCCGCGCCTGGGCGGGCCTCTCGGGGCTGGCGGAGGGGGCCGGCACCCTGGCCGCGCAGGTGGGCGGGCATCTGTCGGGCGTGCAGCGGGCGGCGACCTGGGACCTCATCCGCACGGGCGAGGCGCGGCTGGTGGTGGGCAGTATGCACGCCCTGAGTGCGCCGGTCGCCGACCTCGCCCTCGTCATCGTGCTGGAGGAGGGCAGCGACGCCTACAAGCTGCTCTCGGGGTCGCGCGCCTTCGTGCCGGACGTGGCCGCGTGCGTGGCCCGCGCGCAGGACGCGGCGCTGGCCTACGTGGGCAGCGTGCCTGCCGTCGAGAGCGTGCCGCACCCGGGGGCCGAGCTGCCGCCGCCGCGCGCCCGCCTGCATGTCGTGGACTACGCCGCGCCCCCCGAACAGCCCGAGCTGGGGCCGCTGAGCGGCGTACACCTGAAGGCCGGCGACCAGGGCTACCCCCTGAGCCACGACCTCGCGCGGCTGCTGCGGCAGGTGCAGGAACGCGGGCGGCAGGCGGCGCTGCTGGCCCCCCGGCGCGGCTACAGCGCGCTGCTGCGCTGCCCGAGCTGCGAGCACACCCCGCAGTGCCGCAACTGCGACGTGCCGCTGCGCTTTCACCAGGAGACCCGGCAACTGACCTGCCACCAGTGCGGCTACCACGAGAACGTCCCCGACCGCTGCGACGTCTGCGGCGAGCAGATGTGGAAGGCGCGCGGTCCCGGCACCGAATGGATCGCCGCCGAGGTGGCCCGGCTGCTGCCCGGCTTTCCGGTCCACCGCCTCGACCGCGACCACCAGGACGACCTCTCGGCCCTGCACGCGGGCGCGCCGGGGGTCGTGGTGGGCACGCAACTGCTGCTCTCGCAGCCCTGCCCGCCCGAACTGGCGCTCGTCGGGGTGACGCTGGCCGACACCTGGCTCAATGTCTCGGACTTCCGCGCCTCGGAGCGCTACCACCGCCTGCTGCGCCAGCTCGCCGAGTGGCACCCCAGCCGCGCGCCGATGCTGGTGGTGCAGACCTTCCAGGCCGACCACCCGGCGCTGAAGGTCCTGGGGTCGGGGCAGGGCGTCCTGGCCTATCCGGCCGCCGAGGAGCGCGTGCGCCTGGAGCTGGGCTACCCCCCGCACGCCCGGCTGGCCCAGATCGAGGTGGCCGCCCGCGAGGCCGAGCGCGCCCGCGTGGCCGCCCAGGAAATCGCCGACGCCCTGTACGGCGCGGGGGCCACCGAACTGGAGGTGCTGGGGCCGGCGCCCAGTCCGGTCGCGCGGCTGCGCGGCGTGTACCCCTACCACCTGCTGCTGCGTGCCCGCAGCGACGCCCGGCTGGCCGAGCTGCTGGGGGTGCTGGAGCGCCGCAGCTGGAAGGCGCGCGTGCGGGTGGACGTGAACCCGCGCGGGGGGCTGTAG
- a CDS encoding 4-(cytidine 5'-diphospho)-2-C-methyl-D-erythritol kinase, with translation MTGEFAPAKVNLGLSVVGRRADGYHELHTLMVPLTVGDTLDIAPAPGLSLRVEGADLPADGRNLVYRAARAYLDAAGVTQGAAITLHKRLPLASGLGGGSSDAATTLLALARLYPCGVDLPALALTLGADVPFFLPGGAALASGVGEVLQPVDLPPVPLVLLNPGVEVSAADAYRWLAGRFTSPLDLEALLAALASGEPVPYFNALQPEVVRRHPPIAGALAALQGAGLHSPLMSGSGSTCFALARSEAQAQEAARQLAARFPGWWVAAASTRSQAPRG, from the coding sequence ATGACGGGGGAGTTCGCCCCCGCCAAGGTCAACCTCGGCCTGAGCGTGGTCGGCCGCCGCGCCGACGGCTACCACGAGCTGCATACCCTGATGGTGCCCCTGACGGTGGGCGACACGCTCGACATCGCCCCGGCCCCCGGGCTGAGCCTGCGGGTCGAGGGGGCCGACCTCCCGGCCGACGGCCGCAACCTCGTGTACCGCGCGGCGCGGGCCTACCTGGATGCGGCGGGAGTGACGCAAGGCGCGGCGATCACCCTGCACAAACGCCTGCCGCTCGCCTCGGGCCTGGGTGGGGGCAGCAGCGACGCGGCGACCACGCTGCTCGCCCTGGCGCGGCTCTACCCGTGCGGGGTGGACCTGCCGGCCCTGGCGCTGACCCTCGGGGCCGACGTGCCCTTCTTCCTGCCGGGGGGCGCAGCGCTGGCCTCGGGGGTGGGTGAGGTCTTGCAGCCGGTGGACCTGCCTCCCGTGCCGCTGGTGCTGCTCAACCCCGGGGTGGAGGTCAGCGCCGCCGACGCCTACCGCTGGCTGGCCGGGCGCTTCACGTCCCCGCTGGACCTGGAGGCCCTGCTGGCGGCGCTGGCGTCGGGCGAGCCGGTGCCGTACTTCAACGCCCTGCAACCCGAGGTCGTGCGCCGCCACCCGCCCATCGCCGGGGCGCTCGCGGCCCTGCAAGGCGCGGGCCTGCACTCGCCGCTGATGAGCGGTTCGGGAAGCACCTGTTTCGCCCTGGCCCGCAGCGAGGCCCAGGCGCAGGAGGCGGCCCGGCAGCTCGCCGCGCGCTTTCCAGGCTGGTGGGTGGCGGCGGCCTCTACCCGAAGCCAAGCCCCCAGAGGGTGA